A DNA window from Phaeobacter sp. A36a-5a contains the following coding sequences:
- a CDS encoding DUF6614 family protein: protein MNLYHCSIDLHHEAKALAFANAVDQWMSYLREREVIQGWRLLRRKLNLASDKHRDFLLEIEFANMTQLDQAFRVLGELDEHVERLYANVNALIASADFGLYRPFPDPERAERMALI from the coding sequence ATGAACCTCTATCACTGCTCGATCGACCTGCATCATGAGGCCAAGGCGCTTGCCTTTGCCAACGCCGTGGACCAATGGATGTCTTATCTGCGCGAGCGTGAGGTGATCCAGGGCTGGCGCCTGCTGCGCCGCAAGCTGAACCTCGCCAGCGACAAGCACCGGGATTTCCTGCTGGAAATCGAATTCGCCAATATGACCCAACTGGATCAGGCGTTTCGGGTGCTGGGCGAATTGGACGAGCATGTCGAGCGGCTCTACGCAAATGTGAATGCGCTGATCGCGTCGGCTGATTTCGGGCTTTATCGCCCCTTCCCCGATCCCGAACGTGCCGAGCGGATGGCGCTGATCTGA
- the ctaA gene encoding heme A synthase — protein sequence MSKRSIFEEVSGNEPQERPQAQPGGIDRARRGARGAIRAWLAVLFALVVAMIVVGGLTRLTDSGLSITEWRPITGAIPPMTEADWQAEFDKYKEIDQWRIANQWMQLADFKEIYWWEWGHRQLGRVIGLVWALGFLGFALARQIPVGWTGRLALLGVLGGVQGAIGWWMVESGVTQGEGMTSVASYRLATHLGLAFVILGFISWYMFLLGREDRDLMQARRAKEAKLFGLSTGLLHFSFLQILLGALVAGIDAGRSYTDWPLMGGQILPPQPFMLEPLWTNFFENPGLVQFIHRVSGYLLLAFGVVVWLRGRGSAHPRTRFAFNAVFAALLLQMVLGIVTVLYAAPWQVAILHQLMAVCLWVLILRARYLSGYPIATSIKDH from the coding sequence ATGAGCAAGCGCAGCATTTTCGAAGAGGTGTCCGGCAATGAGCCGCAGGAGCGCCCGCAGGCGCAACCGGGCGGCATCGACCGTGCCCGCCGTGGCGCAAGGGGGGCAATCCGCGCGTGGCTTGCGGTGCTCTTTGCGCTGGTGGTGGCAATGATCGTGGTGGGCGGGCTGACGCGCCTGACCGACAGCGGTCTGTCGATCACCGAATGGCGGCCGATCACCGGCGCGATCCCCCCCATGACCGAGGCAGACTGGCAGGCGGAGTTCGACAAATACAAGGAAATCGACCAGTGGCGCATTGCCAACCAATGGATGCAGCTGGCCGACTTCAAGGAAATCTACTGGTGGGAATGGGGCCATCGCCAACTGGGCCGCGTTATTGGTCTGGTCTGGGCGCTGGGGTTCCTAGGTTTTGCGCTGGCGCGGCAGATCCCGGTCGGCTGGACCGGACGTCTGGCGCTACTGGGTGTTCTGGGCGGCGTGCAGGGCGCGATCGGCTGGTGGATGGTGGAATCGGGTGTCACGCAGGGTGAAGGCATGACCTCGGTTGCCTCTTACCGGCTGGCGACGCATCTGGGGCTCGCCTTTGTCATTCTGGGGTTCATTTCCTGGTATATGTTCCTGCTGGGGCGCGAGGATCGCGATCTGATGCAGGCGCGTCGCGCTAAGGAGGCCAAGCTGTTCGGCCTGTCGACCGGGCTATTGCATTTCAGCTTCTTGCAGATCCTTCTGGGCGCGCTGGTTGCCGGTATTGATGCGGGCCGTTCCTACACCGACTGGCCGCTGATGGGGGGGCAGATCCTGCCGCCGCAGCCCTTCATGCTGGAGCCACTCTGGACCAATTTCTTTGAAAACCCCGGCCTTGTGCAGTTCATTCACCGCGTCAGCGGATATCTCCTGTTGGCCTTTGGCGTTGTTGTCTGGCTGCGGGGCAGAGGCAGCGCCCATCCGCGGACGCGCTTTGCCTTTAACGCGGTCTTTGCGGCGCTGCTGTTGCAAATGGTTCTGGGTATTGTCACCGTGCTCTATGCCGCACCCTGGCAGGTTGCGATCCTGCATCAGCTGATGGCTGTTTGCCTCTGGGTCCTGATCCTCAGGGCGCGGTATCTGTCGGGCTATCCGATTGCAACTTCGATTAAGGATCACTGA
- a CDS encoding carboxypeptidase M32 translates to MSAFDDLMAYERDTQALGQIAGRLGWDQETMMPRGAAPQRGEEMAAIEAVLHARRSDPQVADWLEQAEAPDEIGAAQLREIRRSYERAVKVPGDLAKRIARVTSEAQGKWAAARAAEDVEAFLPVLEEVVALKREEGQALAAGGDVYDAMVADYEHGTTGAEIATLFDAMRPRLVELRARVLDRPTPKGVSGHFDADKQMALTTTLAETFGYQMSHGRVDKAVHPFCSGSGLDVRVTTRTSDEDPFNCFYSTIHEVGHAAYEQNIDHAYLFTPLGRGVSMGVHESQSRIYENQLGRSRAFTGWLFDQMVLQFGDFGIADADAFYAAVNAVHNGYIRTEADELQYNLHVMMRFDLERALMSGDLQVKDLEAAWNDRFAADFGYAVDKPSNGCLQDVHWSVGLFGYFPTYSLGNVYAGCLYDALRQAVPDLDAQLATGDTVAATSWLRDNLQTHGGLRSPVETITHAAGMAPSPEPLLSYLEQKFGALYGL, encoded by the coding sequence ATGAGCGCATTTGACGATTTGATGGCCTATGAGCGTGACACCCAGGCGCTTGGCCAGATTGCCGGCCGTTTGGGCTGGGATCAGGAAACCATGATGCCGCGCGGGGCCGCGCCTCAGCGGGGCGAGGAAATGGCCGCCATCGAGGCTGTGCTGCACGCCCGCCGCTCTGATCCGCAGGTCGCTGACTGGCTGGAGCAGGCCGAGGCGCCCGATGAGATCGGTGCCGCCCAGCTGCGCGAGATCCGCCGCAGCTACGAGCGCGCCGTGAAAGTGCCCGGAGATCTCGCCAAACGTATCGCCCGCGTTACCTCCGAGGCGCAGGGCAAATGGGCGGCTGCCCGTGCTGCCGAGGATGTCGAAGCTTTCCTGCCCGTGCTGGAAGAGGTGGTTGCCCTGAAGCGCGAAGAGGGGCAGGCACTCGCCGCCGGGGGCGATGTTTATGATGCGATGGTTGCGGATTATGAACACGGCACCACAGGGGCGGAAATTGCGACGCTGTTTGATGCCATGCGCCCGCGTCTGGTGGAGCTGCGCGCCCGCGTGCTGGACCGCCCCACGCCCAAAGGCGTCAGCGGTCATTTCGATGCCGATAAACAGATGGCCCTGACCACCACGCTGGCCGAGACCTTCGGCTATCAGATGAGCCACGGCCGGGTCGACAAGGCGGTGCATCCCTTCTGTTCCGGCAGCGGGCTTGATGTGCGCGTCACCACCCGCACCAGCGATGAGGATCCGTTCAACTGCTTCTACTCGACCATCCATGAAGTGGGCCATGCCGCATATGAACAGAACATTGACCATGCCTATCTGTTCACGCCGCTAGGGCGTGGCGTGTCGATGGGGGTGCACGAAAGCCAGAGCCGGATCTACGAGAACCAGCTGGGCCGCAGCCGTGCCTTCACCGGCTGGCTGTTCGATCAGATGGTGCTGCAGTTTGGTGATTTCGGCATTGCGGATGCTGATGCCTTCTATGCGGCCGTGAATGCGGTGCATAACGGCTATATCCGCACCGAGGCGGATGAGCTGCAATATAACCTGCATGTGATGATGCGGTTTGATCTGGAACGGGCGCTGATGTCCGGCGATTTGCAGGTTAAGGATCTGGAGGCAGCCTGGAACGACCGTTTTGCCGCTGATTTTGGCTATGCCGTTGATAAGCCATCCAATGGCTGCCTGCAGGACGTGCATTGGTCGGTGGGGCTGTTTGGATATTTCCCGACCTATTCGCTGGGCAATGTCTATGCCGGTTGTCTTTATGACGCGCTGCGTCAGGCAGTGCCGGATCTGGACGCGCAGCTGGCGACGGGTGATACCGTGGCGGCAACCAGCTGGCTGCGGGATAACCTGCAGACCCATGGCGGGTTGCGCAGCCCGGTCGAGACGATCACTCATGCTGCGGGCATGGCGCCCAGCCCGGAGCCGTTGCTGTCCTATCTGGAACAGAAGTTCGGCGCGCTCTACGGGCTGTAA